One window from the genome of Hemitrygon akajei chromosome 4, sHemAka1.3, whole genome shotgun sequence encodes:
- the bbs12 gene encoding Bardet-Biedl syndrome 12 protein isoform X1 — protein sequence MESRQCVGMQDRLPNKKSHLGLEQISVLAASGRTFLGSKRCYKFIVDDTTGETAVICSAFRLLENLQLDCPVGQLLNEAVQAQYKQYKSGTTTLLCLAGSWSKAVLNCIRQDIPIPVIVSVMYEALEHCFEVLKSYQISIDSILKVSCCQQKPQTSKSCTLCKSSICLDEMYSVVKGPTQTTTSIQGNSTKNNVNASSLGCFSSRITAYASSDQCRESSMHKELKSKVKMSRYFTTPESKKQEETLLTSSSSFQMDSFLSTPDYARFTALALSLSHGNEQMMQLAVEAYKIQTQHLVTENACRTFPELDVEKLVTYFFPGLPECHSCVSAGLIALVSVEQSIIVECLAGLPLHTILINGDLTETYHHPGFNRISNITVVKQTVIVKSLDEEWLDIAIDTLNKFHINLILVKGITSPHLMDRCLQENILIIQKVKDSVIQSFAEAMGAITVSYITQVNEHCVGTGAHLGFWKAKNAPNLEDKIAVQINTFKTSVLSVVLCSPLSCKLQTMEDQFWTCVYRLNHALRERQIFPGAGATELLCLQHLKQLILEAKIFKPGTDEQCSSWFADTIFYRSQVLQSLADGLVEYLVTALFNTGMYVTSLDALAEVQKCLHSGIGLFPIISEVSRKHVNLGIPSMSDSTSLNEDSFEYKVHDNVIIKLEAWRRALNLVLLTLQADAEIITGRESKTSAADRKIDFLNSFISV from the exons ATGGAGTCCCGGCAG TGTGTTGGAATGCAAGACAGGTTACCCAACAAGAAATCACACTTGGGTCTGGAGCAGATATCTGTACTGGCTGCATCAGGCAGAACATTTCTTGGCTCTAAAAGGTGCTACAAGTTCATTGTGGATGACACCACTGGAGAAACAGCTGTGATTTGTTCTGCATTCCGACTTCTGGAAAATCTACAGCTGGATTGTCCAGTTGGACAGTTGTTGAATGAAGCTGTACAGGCACAATACAAGCAATACAAATCGGGAACAACCACCCTGCTTTGCCTTGCTGGATCTTGGAGTAAAGCTGTTCTAAATTGTATAAGACAAGACATTCCCATTCCTGTCATAGTATCTGTGATGTATGAAGCACTAGAACATTGTTTTGAGGTTCTAAAATCATATCAGATATCCATTGATAGCATTTTAAAAGTCTCCTGCTGTCAACAGAAGCCACAAACAAGTAAATCATGCACTTTGTGTAAGTCTAGTATATGTTTGGATGAAATGTATTCAGTAGTAAAGGGACCAACTCAGACAACAACTTCAATTCAAGGCAATTCCACGAAAAACAATGTAAATGCCTCATCTTTGGGGTGTTTTTCAAGTCGTATAACTGCATATGCGTCTTCAGACCAATGTAGGGAAAGCTCAATGCACAAAGAATTAAAATCAAAAGTAAAGATGAGCCGGTACTTCACAACTCCTGAAAGCAAGAAACAAGAAGAAACTTTGCTGACTTCATCAAGCAGTTTTCAAATGGATTCCTTTCTGTCTACACCTGACTATGCCAGGTTTACAGCACTGGCTTTATCACTGAGCCATGGAAATGAGCAGATGATGCAGTTGGCAGTAGAAGCCTATAAAATTCAGACTCAACATTTAGTAACAGAAAATGCTTGCAGAACTTTCCCTGAATTGGATGTTGAGAAGCTAGTTACATATTTCTTTCCTGGACTGCCTGAGTGCCATTCTTGTGTTAGTGCAGGTTTAATTGCATTAGTCTCAGTAGAGCAATCCATTATTGTCGAGTGTCTGGCAGGTTTGCCCCTGCATACTATACTTATAAATGGAGATTTGACTGAAACATACCATCATCCAGGTTTCAACAGGATTTCAAATATTACTGTAGTTAAGCAGACTGTCATAGTTAAAAGTTTAGATGAAGAATGGTTAGATATAGCAATAGATACACTTAATAAATTTCACATTAATTTAATTCTGGTAAAGGGAATAACATCTCCACATTTAATGGATAGGTGTTTGCAAGAAAATATTTTGATAATTCAGAAAGTGAAAGACTCTGTGATTCAGAGCTTTGCAGAGGCTATGGGAGCTATCACTGTAAGTTACATTACACAAGTAAATGAACAttgtgtgggaactggggcgcaTTTAGGTTTCTGGAAAGCTAAAAATGCACCAAACTTGGAAGATAAAATTGCTGTGCAGATAAATACATTTAAAACTTCTGTACTTTCAGTAGTACTTTGTAGCCCTTTAAGTTGCAAACTGCAGACAATGGAAGATCAATTCTGGACTTGTGTATATCGTCTAAACCATGCTCTTCGTGAGAGACAAATATTTCCTGGTGCAGGAGCCACTGAACTTCTGTGTCTTCAGCATCTAAAACAGTTAATATTGGAAGCAAAGATTTTTAAACCAGGAACTGATGAACAGTGTTCTTCATGGTTTGCAGACACAATATTTTATAGATCACAGGTCTTACAATCCTTGGCTGATGGCTTAGTTGAGTATCTTGTTACTGCCTTGTTTAATACAGGCATGTATGTAACGTCACTGGATGCTTTGGCGGAAGTGCAGAAGTGCCTTCACAGCGGTATTGGGTTATTTCCTATCATTTCAGAGGTATCAAGGAAGCATGTGAATCTTGGTATACCAAGCATGTCTGATTCTACTAGTCTAAATGAAGACAGCTTTGAGTATAAGGTTCATGATAATGTCATTATCAAACTGGAAGCCTGGAGAAGGGCTTTGAATTTAGTGCTATTGACACTGCAGGCAGATGCTGAAATCATTACAGGCCGCGAATCTAAAACTTCAGCAGCTGATAGAAAAATTGATTTCCTTAACTCTTTTATATCAGTTTGA
- the bbs12 gene encoding Bardet-Biedl syndrome 12 protein isoform X2 — protein sequence MQDRLPNKKSHLGLEQISVLAASGRTFLGSKRCYKFIVDDTTGETAVICSAFRLLENLQLDCPVGQLLNEAVQAQYKQYKSGTTTLLCLAGSWSKAVLNCIRQDIPIPVIVSVMYEALEHCFEVLKSYQISIDSILKVSCCQQKPQTSKSCTLCKSSICLDEMYSVVKGPTQTTTSIQGNSTKNNVNASSLGCFSSRITAYASSDQCRESSMHKELKSKVKMSRYFTTPESKKQEETLLTSSSSFQMDSFLSTPDYARFTALALSLSHGNEQMMQLAVEAYKIQTQHLVTENACRTFPELDVEKLVTYFFPGLPECHSCVSAGLIALVSVEQSIIVECLAGLPLHTILINGDLTETYHHPGFNRISNITVVKQTVIVKSLDEEWLDIAIDTLNKFHINLILVKGITSPHLMDRCLQENILIIQKVKDSVIQSFAEAMGAITVSYITQVNEHCVGTGAHLGFWKAKNAPNLEDKIAVQINTFKTSVLSVVLCSPLSCKLQTMEDQFWTCVYRLNHALRERQIFPGAGATELLCLQHLKQLILEAKIFKPGTDEQCSSWFADTIFYRSQVLQSLADGLVEYLVTALFNTGMYVTSLDALAEVQKCLHSGIGLFPIISEVSRKHVNLGIPSMSDSTSLNEDSFEYKVHDNVIIKLEAWRRALNLVLLTLQADAEIITGRESKTSAADRKIDFLNSFISV from the coding sequence ATGCAAGACAGGTTACCCAACAAGAAATCACACTTGGGTCTGGAGCAGATATCTGTACTGGCTGCATCAGGCAGAACATTTCTTGGCTCTAAAAGGTGCTACAAGTTCATTGTGGATGACACCACTGGAGAAACAGCTGTGATTTGTTCTGCATTCCGACTTCTGGAAAATCTACAGCTGGATTGTCCAGTTGGACAGTTGTTGAATGAAGCTGTACAGGCACAATACAAGCAATACAAATCGGGAACAACCACCCTGCTTTGCCTTGCTGGATCTTGGAGTAAAGCTGTTCTAAATTGTATAAGACAAGACATTCCCATTCCTGTCATAGTATCTGTGATGTATGAAGCACTAGAACATTGTTTTGAGGTTCTAAAATCATATCAGATATCCATTGATAGCATTTTAAAAGTCTCCTGCTGTCAACAGAAGCCACAAACAAGTAAATCATGCACTTTGTGTAAGTCTAGTATATGTTTGGATGAAATGTATTCAGTAGTAAAGGGACCAACTCAGACAACAACTTCAATTCAAGGCAATTCCACGAAAAACAATGTAAATGCCTCATCTTTGGGGTGTTTTTCAAGTCGTATAACTGCATATGCGTCTTCAGACCAATGTAGGGAAAGCTCAATGCACAAAGAATTAAAATCAAAAGTAAAGATGAGCCGGTACTTCACAACTCCTGAAAGCAAGAAACAAGAAGAAACTTTGCTGACTTCATCAAGCAGTTTTCAAATGGATTCCTTTCTGTCTACACCTGACTATGCCAGGTTTACAGCACTGGCTTTATCACTGAGCCATGGAAATGAGCAGATGATGCAGTTGGCAGTAGAAGCCTATAAAATTCAGACTCAACATTTAGTAACAGAAAATGCTTGCAGAACTTTCCCTGAATTGGATGTTGAGAAGCTAGTTACATATTTCTTTCCTGGACTGCCTGAGTGCCATTCTTGTGTTAGTGCAGGTTTAATTGCATTAGTCTCAGTAGAGCAATCCATTATTGTCGAGTGTCTGGCAGGTTTGCCCCTGCATACTATACTTATAAATGGAGATTTGACTGAAACATACCATCATCCAGGTTTCAACAGGATTTCAAATATTACTGTAGTTAAGCAGACTGTCATAGTTAAAAGTTTAGATGAAGAATGGTTAGATATAGCAATAGATACACTTAATAAATTTCACATTAATTTAATTCTGGTAAAGGGAATAACATCTCCACATTTAATGGATAGGTGTTTGCAAGAAAATATTTTGATAATTCAGAAAGTGAAAGACTCTGTGATTCAGAGCTTTGCAGAGGCTATGGGAGCTATCACTGTAAGTTACATTACACAAGTAAATGAACAttgtgtgggaactggggcgcaTTTAGGTTTCTGGAAAGCTAAAAATGCACCAAACTTGGAAGATAAAATTGCTGTGCAGATAAATACATTTAAAACTTCTGTACTTTCAGTAGTACTTTGTAGCCCTTTAAGTTGCAAACTGCAGACAATGGAAGATCAATTCTGGACTTGTGTATATCGTCTAAACCATGCTCTTCGTGAGAGACAAATATTTCCTGGTGCAGGAGCCACTGAACTTCTGTGTCTTCAGCATCTAAAACAGTTAATATTGGAAGCAAAGATTTTTAAACCAGGAACTGATGAACAGTGTTCTTCATGGTTTGCAGACACAATATTTTATAGATCACAGGTCTTACAATCCTTGGCTGATGGCTTAGTTGAGTATCTTGTTACTGCCTTGTTTAATACAGGCATGTATGTAACGTCACTGGATGCTTTGGCGGAAGTGCAGAAGTGCCTTCACAGCGGTATTGGGTTATTTCCTATCATTTCAGAGGTATCAAGGAAGCATGTGAATCTTGGTATACCAAGCATGTCTGATTCTACTAGTCTAAATGAAGACAGCTTTGAGTATAAGGTTCATGATAATGTCATTATCAAACTGGAAGCCTGGAGAAGGGCTTTGAATTTAGTGCTATTGACACTGCAGGCAGATGCTGAAATCATTACAGGCCGCGAATCTAAAACTTCAGCAGCTGATAGAAAAATTGATTTCCTTAACTCTTTTATATCAGTTTGA